Proteins encoded by one window of Sphaerodactylus townsendi isolate TG3544 linkage group LG04, MPM_Stown_v2.3, whole genome shotgun sequence:
- the CHST10 gene encoding carbohydrate sulfotransferase 10 isoform X1 has product MRTDQPWPRGDSPPPEGLAHVACFGEPIKVIWLTSDIMHHRWLLLAACFWVIFMFMVASKFITLTFKDPDAYGARQEPLIPTAITEVQKIQVIKEKSSLGEFQTIGRGLSEDHQHQPLIHVERLELLRNMCQDMSLRNLTHNTVSKFVLDRIFVCDKHKILFCQTPKVGNTQWKKVLIVLNGAFSSIEEIPESIVHDHEKNGLPRLSSFSDSEIEKRLKLYFKFFIVRDPFERLISAFKDKFVHNPRFEPWYRHEIAPGIIRKYRKNRTKTRGLQFEDFVRYLGDPNHRWLDLQFGDHIIHWVTYVELCAPCEITYSAVGHHETLEEDAPYILKKAGIDHLVSYPTIPPGITVYNKTKVEHYFSGVSKRDIRRLYARFEGDFKLFGYQKPDFLLN; this is encoded by the exons gaaccaATAAAAGTTATATGGCTCACATCTGACATCATGCACCATCGGTGGCTGCTGCTAGCTGCATGCTTTTGGGTAATATTCATGTTCATGGTTGCAAGCAAGTTCATCACATTGACCTTCAAAGACCCTGATG CATATGGTGCTAGGCAAGAGCCATTAATACCGACAGCTATCACTGAAGTACAGAAAATTCAAGTGATAAAAGAGAAGAGTTCACTTGGAGAATTTCAG ACGATAGGAAGAGGTCTGTCTGAAGACCATCAACATCAACCTCTGATCCATGTGGAAAGGCTTGAACTTCTCAGGAATATGTGCCAAGATATGTCACTGAGAAACCTCACCCATAATACTGTTTCGAAGTTTGTTTTGGACCGAATATTCGTGTGTGACAAGCACAAGATTCTGTTCTGTCAAACTCCCAAAGTTGGCAATACTCAATGGAAGAAAGtcttgattgttttaaatg GAGCTTTTTCTTCCATAGAAGAAATCCCAGAGAGCATCGTGCATGATCATGAGAAGAATGGTCTGCCACGCTTATCTTCCTTCAGTGACTCTGAAATTGAGAAAAG GTTGAAATTGTACTTCAAATTCTTTATTGTAAGAGATCCATTTGAGAGGCTTATTTCTGCATTTAAGGACAAGTTTGTCCACAATCCTCGATTTGAACCTTGGTATAGACATGAAATTGCACCTGGCATAATTCGAAAATATAGAAAGAATCGCACTAAAACCCGAGGGCTGCAGTTTGAGGACTTTGTGCGTTACTTGGGTGACCCAAATCATCGATGGCTGGATCTACAATTTGGAGACCATATAATTCATTGGGTAACCTATGTAGAACTTTGTGCTCCTTGTGAAATCACATACAGTGCTGTTGGACATCATGAAACACTGGAAGAAGATGCACCATACATTCTGAAGAAGGCAGGAATAGATCATCTGGTGTCATATCCCACAATTCCACCAGGCATAACAGTATACAACAAAACCAAGGTGGAGCACTATTTCTCAGGAGTTAGCAAGAGAGACATACGACGCCTTTATGCCCGCTTTGAAGGAGACTTTAAGCTTTTTGGCTATCAAAAGCCAGATTTCCTACTAAACTGA
- the CHST10 gene encoding carbohydrate sulfotransferase 10 isoform X2 produces MHHRWLLLAACFWVIFMFMVASKFITLTFKDPDAYGARQEPLIPTAITEVQKIQVIKEKSSLGEFQTIGRGLSEDHQHQPLIHVERLELLRNMCQDMSLRNLTHNTVSKFVLDRIFVCDKHKILFCQTPKVGNTQWKKVLIVLNGAFSSIEEIPESIVHDHEKNGLPRLSSFSDSEIEKRLKLYFKFFIVRDPFERLISAFKDKFVHNPRFEPWYRHEIAPGIIRKYRKNRTKTRGLQFEDFVRYLGDPNHRWLDLQFGDHIIHWVTYVELCAPCEITYSAVGHHETLEEDAPYILKKAGIDHLVSYPTIPPGITVYNKTKVEHYFSGVSKRDIRRLYARFEGDFKLFGYQKPDFLLN; encoded by the exons ATGCACCATCGGTGGCTGCTGCTAGCTGCATGCTTTTGGGTAATATTCATGTTCATGGTTGCAAGCAAGTTCATCACATTGACCTTCAAAGACCCTGATG CATATGGTGCTAGGCAAGAGCCATTAATACCGACAGCTATCACTGAAGTACAGAAAATTCAAGTGATAAAAGAGAAGAGTTCACTTGGAGAATTTCAG ACGATAGGAAGAGGTCTGTCTGAAGACCATCAACATCAACCTCTGATCCATGTGGAAAGGCTTGAACTTCTCAGGAATATGTGCCAAGATATGTCACTGAGAAACCTCACCCATAATACTGTTTCGAAGTTTGTTTTGGACCGAATATTCGTGTGTGACAAGCACAAGATTCTGTTCTGTCAAACTCCCAAAGTTGGCAATACTCAATGGAAGAAAGtcttgattgttttaaatg GAGCTTTTTCTTCCATAGAAGAAATCCCAGAGAGCATCGTGCATGATCATGAGAAGAATGGTCTGCCACGCTTATCTTCCTTCAGTGACTCTGAAATTGAGAAAAG GTTGAAATTGTACTTCAAATTCTTTATTGTAAGAGATCCATTTGAGAGGCTTATTTCTGCATTTAAGGACAAGTTTGTCCACAATCCTCGATTTGAACCTTGGTATAGACATGAAATTGCACCTGGCATAATTCGAAAATATAGAAAGAATCGCACTAAAACCCGAGGGCTGCAGTTTGAGGACTTTGTGCGTTACTTGGGTGACCCAAATCATCGATGGCTGGATCTACAATTTGGAGACCATATAATTCATTGGGTAACCTATGTAGAACTTTGTGCTCCTTGTGAAATCACATACAGTGCTGTTGGACATCATGAAACACTGGAAGAAGATGCACCATACATTCTGAAGAAGGCAGGAATAGATCATCTGGTGTCATATCCCACAATTCCACCAGGCATAACAGTATACAACAAAACCAAGGTGGAGCACTATTTCTCAGGAGTTAGCAAGAGAGACATACGACGCCTTTATGCCCGCTTTGAAGGAGACTTTAAGCTTTTTGGCTATCAAAAGCCAGATTTCCTACTAAACTGA